From the Aphelocoma coerulescens isolate FSJ_1873_10779 chromosome 10, UR_Acoe_1.0, whole genome shotgun sequence genome, one window contains:
- the HEXA gene encoding beta-hexosaminidase subunit alpha has protein sequence MAAARALRLSLLRPLLLLPLLPGPAGAVWPQPQAQSSPPGAGRCPVPARRFRFAAADGSAVGPGCAVLDAAFQRYWPLLFGRPTENEPSWETPCSELLVYVSTPGCDGFPSLDSKESYKLSVSKGSMLLSAETIWGALRGLETFSQLVGRDENGTYYINETEIVDFPRFPHRGLLLDTSRHYLPLRAILETLNVMAYNKFNVFHWHIVDDPSFPYESSTFPELSKQGAFNAMTHVYTASDVRTVIEYARLRGIRVIAEFDTPGHTLSWGPGAPGLLTPCYMGKAPSGVYGPINPIVNSTYQFVTSLFQEVSTVFPDFFLHLGGDEVDFTCWKSNPEIRAFMKEMGFGEDYKKLESFYIQRLLHIVSSLGKGYIVWQEVFDNDVKLRPDTIIHVWKENSMQYVNEMANVTRAGYRALLSAPWYLNRISYGQDWIAAYEVEPLNFAGSPEQKALVMGGEACMWGEYVDVTNLTPRLWPRAGAVAERLWSNETVRDVEDAYARLAEFRCTLLGRGVQAQPLYIGYCDQEFGRV, from the exons atggcggcggcgcgggcgctGCGGCTGTCGCTGCTccggccgctgctgctgctcccgctGCTGCCGGGCCCGGCGGGGGCCGTGTGGCCGCAGCCCCAAGCCCAGAGCTCCCCGCCCGGTGCCGGCCGCTGCCCGGTGCCGGCCCGCCGGTTTCGCTTCGCCGCGGCGGacggctcggccgtggggccgGGCTGCGCCGTGCTGGACGCCGCCTTCCAGCGGTACTGGCCGCTGCTCTTCGGCCGTCCCACCG AGAATGAGCCATCCTGGGAAACACCCTGCTCTGAGCTTCTTGTCTATGTTTCCACTCCAGGCTGCGATGGGTTTCCCAGCCTAGACTCCAAGGAGAGCT ATAAACTGTCCGTCTCCAAAGGCTCCATGCTGCTCTCTGCAGAGACCATCTGGGGAGCTCTCCGAG GCCTGGAAACATTCAGCCAGCTCGTTGGGAGAGATGAGAATGGCACG TACTACATCAATGAGACAGAAATCGTGGACTTTCCCCGCTTCCCTCACCGGGGACTGTTGCTGGACACCTCTCGTCACTACCTGCCTCTGAGAGCCATCCTGGAAACTCTG AATGTCATGGCTTACAACAAGTTCAACGTGTTTCACTGGCACATTGTGGATGACCCATCTTTCCCCTATGAGAGCTCCACGTTCCCAGAGCTCAGCAAGCAG GGAGCCTTCAATGCCATGACCCACGTGTACACAGCCAGCGACGTGCGCACTGTGATCGAGTACGCCCGCCTGCGCGGCATCAGAGTCATCGCTGAGTTCGACACCCCTGGCCACACCCTCTCCTGGGGGCCAG GTGCTCCAGGCCTCCTGACTCCCTGCTATATGGGCAAGGCTCCTTCTGGAGTCTATGGGCCCATCAACCCCATCGTTAACAGCACCTACCAGTTTGTGACCAGTTTGTTCCAGGAGGTCAGCACTGTGTTCCCAGACTTCTTTCTCCACCTGGGTGGCGATGAGGTGGATTTCACGTGCTG GAAATCCAATCCAGAAATCCGTGCTTTCATGAAGGAGATGGGCTTTGGTGAAGATTACAAAAAATTAGAGTCTTTCTACATCCAGAG GCTTCTGCACATTGTCTCTTCCCTTGGAAAAGGTTATATTGTGTGGCAGGAGGTGTTTGACAACGATGTGAAG CTGAGGCCCGACACCATCATCCACGTGTGGAAGGAGAACTCCATGCAGTACGTGAACGAGATGGCCAACGTCACCAGGGCTGGCTACCGGGCTCTGCTCTCTGCACCCTGGTACCTCAACCGCATCTCCTACGGGCAGGACTGGATAGCAGCCTATGAGGTGGAGCCCTTGAACTTTGCAG GCAGCCCTGAGCAGAAGGCCCTGGTGATGGGTGGTGAGGCCTGCATGTGGGGTGAATATGTGGATGTCACCAACCTGACCCCCAGGCTCTG GCCAAGAGCTGGGGCCGTAGCTGAAAGACTCTGGAGCAATGAGACCGTCAGGGATGTGGAAGACGCGTACGCCCGGCTGGCGGAGTTCCGCTGCACCTTGCTCGG GCGTGGTGTCCAAGCACAGCCTCTCTACATCGGATACTGTGACCAAGAATTCGGCAGGGTTTGA
- the LOC138116320 gene encoding LOW QUALITY PROTEIN: prestalk protein-like (The sequence of the model RefSeq protein was modified relative to this genomic sequence to represent the inferred CDS: deleted 2 bases in 1 codon), which translates to MCAYVQPLYLCTLLYTCASLLYLLTPCTCTHTPIPVLTHLVPVLTHPVPVLTHLYLCSHTLYLCSHALYLLVPLVPVLTHPVPAHTTCTCSYLYSHTLYLCSHTYTCAHTPCTCTHTPCTCAHTPCTCSYPLYLYSHTLYLLIPPVPVLTPCMYAPPLRVFTHLYLLTHIYLWSHVLAHTLYLHAPCTCAHILYLLTPVPVLTPLYLLTPCACAHTPVPAHPLYLLTPLCLCSHPCTCAHTPVPVLTPLYLLTPCACAHTPVPAHTPVPAHPCTCSHPCACAHTPVPADPLCTCSPPVPAHPCACAHTPVPADPLYLLTPCTCSHPCACAHTPVPAHPCTCSPLCLCSHPCTCSPLCLCSHPCTCSPPVPAHPCASAHTPVPAHPLYLLTPLCLCSHPCTCSPPVPVLTPLYLLTPCPSPGVSGVRGHVQAAVGVSPARPRPPPGPARLGSAGLRPPRPVLRPPRAAARAQPNPAEPSRTQPSRARPCRAEPS; encoded by the exons ATGTGTGCTTATGTACAACCCCTCTACCTGTGCACACTCCTCTATACTTGTGCATCCCTCCTGTACCTGCTCACTCCCTGTACCTGTACTCACACACCTATACCTGTGCTCACACACCTTGTACCTGTGCTCACACACCCTGTACCTGTACTCACACACCTATACCTGTGCTCACACACACTGTACCTGTGCTCACACGCCCTGTACCTGCTCGTACCCCTTGTACCTGTACTCACACACCCTGTACCTGCTCATACCACCTGTACCTGCTCATACCTGTACTCACACACCCTGTACCTGTGCTCACACACCTATACCTGTGCTCACACACCCTGTACCTGTACTCACACACCCTGTACCTGTGCTCACACACCCTGTACCTGCTCGTACCCCTTGTACCTGTACTCACACACCCTGTACCTGCTCATACCACCTGTACCTGTGCTTACCCCCTGTATGTATGCACCCCCTCTACGTGTATTCACACACCTGTACCTGCTCACACACATCTACCTGTGGTCACAC GTCCTTGCTCATACCCTGTACCTGCACGCCCCCTGTACCTGTGCTCACAT CCTGTACCTGCTCACCCCTGTACCTGTGCTCACACCCCTGTACCTGCTCACCCCCTGTGCCTGTGCTCACACCCCTGTACCTGCTCACCCCCTGTACCTGCTCACACCCCTGTGCCTGTGCTCACACCCCTGTACCTG TGCTCACACCCCTGTGCCTGTGCTCACACCCCTGTACCTGCTCACCCCCTGTGCCTGTGCTCACACCCCTGTACCTGCTCACACCCCTGTACCTGCTCACCCCTGTACCTGCTCACACCCCTGTGCCTGTGCTCACACCCCTGTACCTGCTGACCCCCT CTGTACCTGCTCACCCCCTGTACCTGCTCACCCCTGTGCCTGTGCTCACACCCCTGTACCTGCTGACCCCCTGTACCTGCTCACCCCCTGTACCTGCTCACACCCCTGTGCCTGTGCTCACACCCCTGTACCTGCTCACCCCTGTACCTGCTCACCCCTGTGCCTGTGCTCACACCCCTGTACCTGCTCACCCCTGTGCCTCTGCTCACACCCCTGTACCTGCTCACCCCCTGTACCTGCTCACCCCTGTGCCTCTGCTCACACCCCTGTACCTGCTCACCCCCTGTACCTGCTCACACCCCTGTGCCTGTGCTCACACCCCTGTACCTGCTCACCCCCTGTACCTGTGCTCACACCCCTGTACCTGCTGACCCCCT GCCCCTCCCCCGGCGTGTCGGGGGTCCGGGGGCATGTCCAGGCGGCGGTGGGCGTGTCCCCAgcgaggccccgccccccgcccggcccggcccggctcggctcggcggggctgcggccgccccgcCCTGTGCTCCGCCCCCCGCGCGCCGCTGCGCGAGCCCAGCCGAATccagccgagccgagccgaacCCAGCCCAGCCGAGCCCGGCCttgccgagccgagccgagctaA